The following proteins are encoded in a genomic region of Hyla sarda isolate aHylSar1 chromosome 3, aHylSar1.hap1, whole genome shotgun sequence:
- the LOC130360973 gene encoding uncharacterized protein LOC130360973, whose amino-acid sequence MAESTPQNMDMESDGMLTYLENLILTGREDPGGYFLECNTRDDIELIDVKSLEHRITNLSEKEINIFWTINSLQPYVHCDRSPRGLRAYKVPAQFNDDPIFINIWKQAHHEHSMKLLQIVLTRSRIEQDKINEDLVKVKNEYIKRATDEQKSSFYSKLQLKLTALQEEVKNKKREKFLRDKTDYDQDNEFQWHQKKNVPYSATKSYLQRRSSQQFVKKRTENVNKEKTYKKQLEHPPKNKSEAVPLEAVNTQEEEDQKKSQGSKEKKNHSLNRTDACIESNVINLTSETLDPAMDTLLSKGLSYGLVEKFNPVSFEIDLARSLRDINLFKFSKIKKY is encoded by the coding sequence ATGGCAGAATCCACGCCACAAAACATGGATATGGAATCAGACGGGATGCTGACATATTTGGAAAACCTAATACTCACTGGGAGAGAGGATCCGGGGGGGTATTTCCTGGAATGCAATACCAGGGATGACATCGAGCTCATAGATGTGAAGTCCCTGGAGCATCGCATAACTAATCTATCCGAAAAAGAAATCAACATCTTTTGGACGATTAACTCGCTGCAGCCGTACGTCCATTGTGATAGGTCTCCAAGAGGACTTAGAGCCTACAAAGTCCCGGCACAATTTAATGATGATCCCATTTTTATCAATATCTGGAAACAAGCTCATCATGAACATTCTATGAAACTCCTGCAAATAGTTCTAACAAGAAGTAGAATCGAACAGGATAAAATTAATGAAGATCTAGTCAAAGTGAAAAATGAATACATCAAAAGAGCCACAGATGAACAAAAAAGCTCTTTTTACTCTAAGTTACAACTTAAACTCACTGCATTACAAGAAGAAGTCAAGAACAAGAAACGAGAGAAATTTTTACGTGATAAAACGGACTATGATCAAGATAACGAATTCCAATGGCACCAGAAGAAAAATGTACCTTATAGTGCGACCAAATCTTATTTACAAAGAAGATCATCGCAGCAATTCGTTAAAAAACGCACCGAGAATGTAAATAAAGAGAAAACATATAAGAAACAGCTAGAACATCCACCTAAAAATAAAAGCGAAGCAGTCCCTTTAGAAGCAGTAAACACACAAGAAGAGGAAGATCAAAAAAAATCTCAAGGatccaaagaaaagaaaaaccacagtCTGAACAGGACAGATGCATGTATTGAATCGAATGTCATTAATCTTACATCAGAGACTCTCGATCCAGCAATGGACACTCTCTTATCTAAAGGTCTAAGTTATGGACTGGTTGAGAAATTTAACCCAGTCTCCTTTGAGATCGACTTAGCGCGATCCCTTAGAGACATCAACCTTTTCAAGttttccaaaataaaaaaatactag